The Gloeomargarita sp. SKYB120 genome has a window encoding:
- a CDS encoding biopolymer transporter ExbD, with product MFPLDDEGETPPEVNIVPMIDVVFSVLAFFIIASVFLTRAEGLEVQLPQAATTRVQKTQTVTLTLTQNGTLFLQGQRLAGEELTPRLRALQAQGNRLVVLLRADARVSHGQVVGVLDQLRQIPDLQVAMATRPLEARHSR from the coding sequence GTGTTTCCACTCGATGACGAAGGCGAGACGCCGCCAGAGGTCAACATCGTCCCGATGATTGATGTGGTGTTTTCGGTGCTGGCGTTTTTCATCATCGCGTCGGTGTTTTTGACCCGAGCCGAGGGCCTAGAGGTGCAATTACCCCAGGCGGCAACGACGCGGGTGCAAAAGACTCAGACCGTCACTCTGACGTTGACCCAAAACGGGACGCTGTTTTTGCAGGGGCAACGGCTGGCTGGCGAGGAATTGACGCCACGACTGCGGGCATTGCAGGCCCAGGGTAACCGGCTGGTGGTGCTCTTACGGGCGGATGCGCGGGTGTCCCACGGGCAGGTGGTGGGGGTGTTGGACCAACTACGCCAGATTCCTGACCTGCAAGTGGCAATGGCAACCCGACCCCTAGAGGCTCGTCATTCGCGCTAG